One genomic segment of Hevea brasiliensis isolate MT/VB/25A 57/8 chromosome 3, ASM3005281v1, whole genome shotgun sequence includes these proteins:
- the LOC110651146 gene encoding chromo domain-containing protein LHP1 isoform X4: protein MKGKRKAAASPNMALNNAFEDGHNMVEVFVQGGNAADEKERDGVDDNEENRKECEGEDEDEDEDVDENEDEEEKDEEERPKLDEGFFEIEAIRRKRVRKGQLQYLIKWRGWPETANTWEPLENLQSCSDVIDLFEESLRSGKSSRKRKRKYGGPHNQPRKKLSRSSAGYSITGHEGENNGDVSNAKTVKKADENGYTNGSKQTFAMKEDNEYDPKLSELRGTISTNDVNADKLAIHFQDDNASRGGGSTNGLHKVDYADSIQNSRRTGAKRRKSGSVKRFKKDLDMCESLCLQSSPFFLKPSPLNVSVGSGGATAQLGIENGTLVGTNSSHKPVGVNSTTITKILKPIGFSASVMDNVQDVLVTFVALRSDGKEVVVDNRFLKANNPLLLIDFYEQHLKYIA from the exons ATGAAGGGGAAGAGGAAGGCAGCCGCAAGCCCCAATATGGCCTTGAACAATGCCTTCGAGGATGGCCACAACATGGTAGAGGTTTTTGTTCAAGGAGGGAATGCTGCTGATGAGAAAGAACGAGATGGGGTTGATGATAATGAGGAGAATCGGAAGGAATGTGAAGGAGAGGATGAGGATGAGGATGAGGACGTGGATGAGAATGAGGACGAGGAAGAGAAAGATGAAGAAGAACGGCCTAAGCTTGATGAGGGTTTCTTCGAAATCGAAGCTATTCGACGCAAACGGGTCCGCAAG GGTCAGCTTCAGTATCTCATAAAGTG GCGAGGCTGGCCAGAAACGGCCAACACCTGGGAGCCCTTAGAGAATTTGCAGTCGTGTTCTGATGTCATTGATTTGTTTGAGGAGAG CTTGCGATCTGGTAAATCTTCACGAAAGAGGAAACGCAAATATGGAGGTCCTCATAATCAGCCCAGGAAGAAGTTGTCACGTTCCTCTGCTGGTTATAGCATTACAG GTCATGAAGGAGAGAACAATGGAGATGTTAGCAATGCCAAAACAGTGAAGAAAGCTGATGAGAATGGGTACACCAATGGTTCAAAACAAACTTTTGCCATGAAAGAGGATAATGAATATGATCCAAAGCTTAGTGAGCTCAGGGGAACAATATCTACCAATGATGTGAATGCAGATAAGCTGGCAATACATTTCCAAGATGACAATGCTTCAAGGGGTGGTGGCTCTACAAATGGACTTCACAAGGTTGATTATGCAGATTCTATTCAGAACAGCCGGCGTACAGGTGCTAAGAGAAGGAAGTCTGGTTCTGTGAAGAGGTTTAAGAAGGACTTGGATATGTGTGAATCACTTTGCTTACAAAGTTCACCATTTTTCTTAAAACCTTCACCATTGAACGTTTCTGTTGGCTCTGGTGGGGCAACTGCACAACTAGGAATTGAAAATGGGACTTTGGTAGGGACTAATTCAAGTCACAAGCCAGTGGGTGTGAATTCTACAACTATCACCAAGATCCTCAAACCAATAGGCTTCTCAGCTTCTGTGATGGACAATGTTCAGGATGTGCTGGTAACTTTTGTGGCATTGAG GTCTGATGGGAAAGAAGTTGTGGTAGATAACAGGTTTCTCAAGGCTAATAATCCACTTCTG TTGATTGACTTTTATGAGCAACATCTCAAGTACATTGCATGA
- the LOC110651146 gene encoding chromo domain-containing protein LHP1 isoform X1, with the protein MKGKRKAAASPNMALNNAFEDGHNMVEVFVQGGNAADEKERDGVDDNEENRKECEGEDEDEDEDVDENEDEEEKDEEERPKLDEGFFEIEAIRRKRVRKGQLQYLIKWRGWPETANTWEPLENLQSCSDVIDLFEESLRSGKSSRKRKRKYGGPHNQPRKKLSRSSAGYSITGVEVDVVDKSLSSAPLNNSSHVDPPAGSGHEGENNGDVSNAKTVKKADENGYTNGSKQTFAMKEDNEYDPKLSELRGTISTNDVNADKLAIHFQDDNASRGGGSTNGLHKVDYADSIQNSRRTGAKRRKSGSVKRFKKDLDMCESLCLQSSPFFLKPSPLNVSVGSGGATAQLGIENGTLVGTNSSHKPVGVNSTTITKILKPIGFSASVMDNVQDVLVTFVALRSDGKEVVVDNRFLKANNPLLLIDFYEQHLKYIA; encoded by the exons ATGAAGGGGAAGAGGAAGGCAGCCGCAAGCCCCAATATGGCCTTGAACAATGCCTTCGAGGATGGCCACAACATGGTAGAGGTTTTTGTTCAAGGAGGGAATGCTGCTGATGAGAAAGAACGAGATGGGGTTGATGATAATGAGGAGAATCGGAAGGAATGTGAAGGAGAGGATGAGGATGAGGATGAGGACGTGGATGAGAATGAGGACGAGGAAGAGAAAGATGAAGAAGAACGGCCTAAGCTTGATGAGGGTTTCTTCGAAATCGAAGCTATTCGACGCAAACGGGTCCGCAAG GGTCAGCTTCAGTATCTCATAAAGTG GCGAGGCTGGCCAGAAACGGCCAACACCTGGGAGCCCTTAGAGAATTTGCAGTCGTGTTCTGATGTCATTGATTTGTTTGAGGAGAG CTTGCGATCTGGTAAATCTTCACGAAAGAGGAAACGCAAATATGGAGGTCCTCATAATCAGCCCAGGAAGAAGTTGTCACGTTCCTCTGCTGGTTATAGCATTACAGGTGTTGAAGTAGACGTAGTTGACAAATCCTTGTCCTCTGCTCCTCTGAATAACTCAAGCCATGTTGATCCACCTGCGGGTTCAGGTCATGAAGGAGAGAACAATGGAGATGTTAGCAATGCCAAAACAGTGAAGAAAGCTGATGAGAATGGGTACACCAATGGTTCAAAACAAACTTTTGCCATGAAAGAGGATAATGAATATGATCCAAAGCTTAGTGAGCTCAGGGGAACAATATCTACCAATGATGTGAATGCAGATAAGCTGGCAATACATTTCCAAGATGACAATGCTTCAAGGGGTGGTGGCTCTACAAATGGACTTCACAAGGTTGATTATGCAGATTCTATTCAGAACAGCCGGCGTACAGGTGCTAAGAGAAGGAAGTCTGGTTCTGTGAAGAGGTTTAAGAAGGACTTGGATATGTGTGAATCACTTTGCTTACAAAGTTCACCATTTTTCTTAAAACCTTCACCATTGAACGTTTCTGTTGGCTCTGGTGGGGCAACTGCACAACTAGGAATTGAAAATGGGACTTTGGTAGGGACTAATTCAAGTCACAAGCCAGTGGGTGTGAATTCTACAACTATCACCAAGATCCTCAAACCAATAGGCTTCTCAGCTTCTGTGATGGACAATGTTCAGGATGTGCTGGTAACTTTTGTGGCATTGAG GTCTGATGGGAAAGAAGTTGTGGTAGATAACAGGTTTCTCAAGGCTAATAATCCACTTCTG TTGATTGACTTTTATGAGCAACATCTCAAGTACATTGCATGA
- the LOC110651146 gene encoding chromo domain-containing protein LHP1 isoform X2 has product MKGKRKAAASPNMALNNAFEDGHNMVEVFVQGGNAADEKERDGVDDNEENRKECEGEDEDEDEDVDENEDEEEKDEEERPKLDEGFFEIEAIRRKRVRKGQLQYLIKWRGWPETANTWEPLENLQSCSDVIDLFEESLRSGKSSRKRKRKYGGPHNQPRKKLSRSSAGYSITGVEVDVVDKSLSSAPLNNSSHVDPPAGSGHEGENNGDVSNAKTVKKADENGYTNGSKQTFAMKEDNEYDPKLSELRGTISTNDVNADKLAIHFQDDNASRGGGSTNGLHKVDYADSIQNSRRTGAKRRKSGSVKRFKKDLDMCESLCLQSSPFFLKPSPLNVSVGSGGATAQLGIENGTLVGTNSSHKPVGVNSTTITKILKPIGFSASVMDNVQDVLVTFVALSRREQNSNGE; this is encoded by the exons ATGAAGGGGAAGAGGAAGGCAGCCGCAAGCCCCAATATGGCCTTGAACAATGCCTTCGAGGATGGCCACAACATGGTAGAGGTTTTTGTTCAAGGAGGGAATGCTGCTGATGAGAAAGAACGAGATGGGGTTGATGATAATGAGGAGAATCGGAAGGAATGTGAAGGAGAGGATGAGGATGAGGATGAGGACGTGGATGAGAATGAGGACGAGGAAGAGAAAGATGAAGAAGAACGGCCTAAGCTTGATGAGGGTTTCTTCGAAATCGAAGCTATTCGACGCAAACGGGTCCGCAAG GGTCAGCTTCAGTATCTCATAAAGTG GCGAGGCTGGCCAGAAACGGCCAACACCTGGGAGCCCTTAGAGAATTTGCAGTCGTGTTCTGATGTCATTGATTTGTTTGAGGAGAG CTTGCGATCTGGTAAATCTTCACGAAAGAGGAAACGCAAATATGGAGGTCCTCATAATCAGCCCAGGAAGAAGTTGTCACGTTCCTCTGCTGGTTATAGCATTACAGGTGTTGAAGTAGACGTAGTTGACAAATCCTTGTCCTCTGCTCCTCTGAATAACTCAAGCCATGTTGATCCACCTGCGGGTTCAGGTCATGAAGGAGAGAACAATGGAGATGTTAGCAATGCCAAAACAGTGAAGAAAGCTGATGAGAATGGGTACACCAATGGTTCAAAACAAACTTTTGCCATGAAAGAGGATAATGAATATGATCCAAAGCTTAGTGAGCTCAGGGGAACAATATCTACCAATGATGTGAATGCAGATAAGCTGGCAATACATTTCCAAGATGACAATGCTTCAAGGGGTGGTGGCTCTACAAATGGACTTCACAAGGTTGATTATGCAGATTCTATTCAGAACAGCCGGCGTACAGGTGCTAAGAGAAGGAAGTCTGGTTCTGTGAAGAGGTTTAAGAAGGACTTGGATATGTGTGAATCACTTTGCTTACAAAGTTCACCATTTTTCTTAAAACCTTCACCATTGAACGTTTCTGTTGGCTCTGGTGGGGCAACTGCACAACTAGGAATTGAAAATGGGACTTTGGTAGGGACTAATTCAAGTCACAAGCCAGTGGGTGTGAATTCTACAACTATCACCAAGATCCTCAAACCAATAGGCTTCTCAGCTTCTGTGATGGACAATGTTCAGGATGTGCTGGTAACTTTTGTGGCATTGAG CAGGAGAGAGCAAAACAGCAATGGAGAATAG
- the LOC110651146 gene encoding chromo domain-containing protein LHP1 isoform X3, translating into MKGKRKAAASPNMALNNAFEDGHNMVEVFVQGGNAADEKERDGVDDNEENRKECEGEDEDEDEDVDENEDEEEKDEEERPKLDEGFFEIEAIRRKRVRKGQLQYLIKWRGWPETANTWEPLENLQSCSDVIDLFEESLRSGKSSRKRKRKYGGPHNQPRKKLSRSSAGYSITGVEVDVVDKSLSSAPLNNSSHVDPPAGSGHEGENNGDVSNAKTVKKADENGYTNGSKQTFAMKEDNEYDPKLSELRGTISTNDVNADKLAIHFQDDNASRGGGSTNGLHKVDYADSIQNSRRTGAKRRKSGSVKRFKKDLDMCESLCLQSSPFFLKPSPLNVSVGSGGATAQLGIENGTLVGTNSSHKPVGVNSTTITKILKPIGFSASVMDNVQDVLVTFVALRREQNSNGE; encoded by the exons ATGAAGGGGAAGAGGAAGGCAGCCGCAAGCCCCAATATGGCCTTGAACAATGCCTTCGAGGATGGCCACAACATGGTAGAGGTTTTTGTTCAAGGAGGGAATGCTGCTGATGAGAAAGAACGAGATGGGGTTGATGATAATGAGGAGAATCGGAAGGAATGTGAAGGAGAGGATGAGGATGAGGATGAGGACGTGGATGAGAATGAGGACGAGGAAGAGAAAGATGAAGAAGAACGGCCTAAGCTTGATGAGGGTTTCTTCGAAATCGAAGCTATTCGACGCAAACGGGTCCGCAAG GGTCAGCTTCAGTATCTCATAAAGTG GCGAGGCTGGCCAGAAACGGCCAACACCTGGGAGCCCTTAGAGAATTTGCAGTCGTGTTCTGATGTCATTGATTTGTTTGAGGAGAG CTTGCGATCTGGTAAATCTTCACGAAAGAGGAAACGCAAATATGGAGGTCCTCATAATCAGCCCAGGAAGAAGTTGTCACGTTCCTCTGCTGGTTATAGCATTACAGGTGTTGAAGTAGACGTAGTTGACAAATCCTTGTCCTCTGCTCCTCTGAATAACTCAAGCCATGTTGATCCACCTGCGGGTTCAGGTCATGAAGGAGAGAACAATGGAGATGTTAGCAATGCCAAAACAGTGAAGAAAGCTGATGAGAATGGGTACACCAATGGTTCAAAACAAACTTTTGCCATGAAAGAGGATAATGAATATGATCCAAAGCTTAGTGAGCTCAGGGGAACAATATCTACCAATGATGTGAATGCAGATAAGCTGGCAATACATTTCCAAGATGACAATGCTTCAAGGGGTGGTGGCTCTACAAATGGACTTCACAAGGTTGATTATGCAGATTCTATTCAGAACAGCCGGCGTACAGGTGCTAAGAGAAGGAAGTCTGGTTCTGTGAAGAGGTTTAAGAAGGACTTGGATATGTGTGAATCACTTTGCTTACAAAGTTCACCATTTTTCTTAAAACCTTCACCATTGAACGTTTCTGTTGGCTCTGGTGGGGCAACTGCACAACTAGGAATTGAAAATGGGACTTTGGTAGGGACTAATTCAAGTCACAAGCCAGTGGGTGTGAATTCTACAACTATCACCAAGATCCTCAAACCAATAGGCTTCTCAGCTTCTGTGATGGACAATGTTCAGGATGTGCTGGTAACTTTTGTGGCATTGAG GAGAGAGCAAAACAGCAATGGAGAATAG